The following are encoded in a window of Candidatus Microthrix parvicella Bio17-1 genomic DNA:
- a CDS encoding acyl-CoA dehydrogenase family protein, producing MDLLPTDEQAEIASTVASALKASFPMSNRDRYDVIGAQATTLSSSDDRSPLIDASTWTGFGDLGWFSLGLAEAHGGVGYGLAEEVLLAEELGRQVAPGPFVAQIIAARLAAMAGLADAGSLANGTVRAAWGEPSGFSTDTSVAVGHPTTGELLVQHPEGATWVVTISGTDAVLLATSDLTSSGDLAPLDPPTPLRRMRATSVVPGASDSTGATSRWATTLIAAQLAGIAEATCAMSVDYAKERQQFGQPIGSFQAVKHRCADMAARAEAAITQTRWAALTVDDSAQSTGSAAFEVESARVMATRAAVANAEVNIQNHGGIGFTWEHPAHRFVTRARLLELSGGSLADHQAALLAAPVSTS from the coding sequence GTGGACCTGCTTCCCACCGACGAACAAGCCGAAATCGCGTCAACCGTGGCGAGCGCGTTGAAGGCGTCGTTCCCCATGAGCAACCGAGATCGCTACGACGTCATCGGTGCCCAGGCCACCACCCTGTCGTCGTCAGACGACCGCTCGCCCCTCATCGATGCGTCGACATGGACCGGCTTTGGTGACCTGGGATGGTTCAGCCTTGGGTTGGCCGAAGCGCACGGCGGCGTGGGCTATGGACTGGCCGAGGAGGTGCTGTTAGCCGAGGAGTTGGGGCGACAGGTGGCCCCGGGCCCGTTTGTCGCGCAGATCATCGCGGCCCGCCTGGCGGCGATGGCGGGGCTTGCGGACGCCGGATCACTGGCGAACGGAACCGTGCGTGCAGCCTGGGGGGAGCCCTCTGGTTTCTCCACCGACACCTCGGTCGCTGTTGGACACCCGACCACCGGCGAACTCCTGGTGCAGCACCCGGAAGGGGCCACCTGGGTCGTCACCATCTCGGGAACCGACGCCGTCTTGCTGGCTACATCCGACCTGACGTCGTCAGGCGACCTCGCACCGCTCGACCCCCCGACCCCGCTTCGACGTATGCGGGCAACCTCGGTGGTGCCCGGTGCGTCCGATTCAACCGGCGCAACGTCTCGGTGGGCCACCACGCTGATCGCCGCTCAGCTGGCCGGTATCGCCGAGGCAACCTGTGCCATGTCGGTTGACTATGCCAAAGAGCGTCAGCAGTTTGGTCAGCCGATCGGCTCGTTTCAGGCCGTGAAGCACCGATGTGCCGACATGGCGGCCCGGGCCGAAGCGGCGATCACCCAAACCCGCTGGGCGGCACTCACGGTCGACGACTCGGCCCAAAGCACCGGGTCGGCAGCGTTCGAGGTGGAGTCGGCGCGGGTCATGGCCACCCGTGCAGCCGTCGCCAATGCCGAGGTGAACATCCAAAACCACGGTGGCATCGGCTTCACCTGGGAGCATCCGGCGCACCGATTCGTGACCCGGGCCCGCCTGCTGGAGCTCAGTGGCGGCTCACTGGCCGACCATCAGGCTGCGCTGCTGGCCGCTCCGGTTTCCACCAGCTGA
- a CDS encoding RsmG family class I SAM-dependent methyltransferase: MTDRFELDGDQIQSMLEVLGDAQSLGFLGQGPVERHIDHALGFAEAWSDARPVLAPARIADLGSGGGVPGLVLAVVTEAHLLLIDGKSKRTDWLAEAAWRLGVQSRVTVLNRPAEEVGQDPEWRGTCDVVVARSFAGPAPTAECAAGLVQRGGVVVVSEPPEVTDRWNALAAAPLGFGPALLVDLPGGHYAVLIARDEPLESRFPRTWAAQKKRPLFGL, translated from the coding sequence ATGACCGATCGATTCGAGTTGGACGGCGACCAGATCCAATCGATGCTCGAGGTTCTCGGCGACGCGCAAAGCCTCGGATTTCTGGGTCAGGGGCCGGTGGAGCGACACATCGATCATGCGCTGGGTTTTGCGGAGGCGTGGAGTGACGCCCGGCCGGTGTTGGCACCCGCCCGTATCGCCGACCTGGGTTCGGGGGGCGGAGTTCCAGGGTTGGTGTTGGCGGTTGTCACCGAGGCTCATCTGCTGCTGATCGACGGCAAATCCAAACGCACCGACTGGCTGGCGGAGGCCGCCTGGCGACTCGGGGTTCAGTCTCGGGTGACCGTGCTGAATCGTCCGGCCGAGGAGGTAGGCCAGGATCCGGAGTGGCGGGGCACCTGCGACGTGGTGGTGGCACGCAGCTTCGCTGGGCCCGCCCCAACCGCTGAGTGTGCGGCTGGTCTGGTACAACGCGGGGGTGTGGTGGTGGTTTCGGAGCCGCCCGAGGTCACGGACAGGTGGAATGCGCTGGCAGCGGCGCCACTTGGCTTTGGTCCGGCTCTTCTGGTCGATCTGCCGGGAGGCCACTATGCCGTGCTGATCGCACGGGACGAGCCGCTGGAATCCCGGTTCCCACGCACTTGGGCGGCGCAAAAGAAGCGCCCGCTGTTCGGCCTTTGA
- a CDS encoding acetyl-CoA hydrolase/transferase C-terminal domain-containing protein: MDEAVASIRPVDELGVPLGPGHPIGLLHALGARDDWEDLTVAGALLTDLYDLFTKPTVRFLSGFFGPIERGYRDAGFNIEFVPADFRRFAPVLEAQAPRVMATAAALPDAAGWMSLSLHAGATVDELHRAGADPDRVLIVEVSPHFPRTLGLGPYSHRMHVDECDFVVETDRSPIALPDPEPSEIDRAIAGFATGYISDGSTIQTGIGSIPSTIAKLLVEGDGGDYGIHSEMFTSGLKLLHDSGKVTNNAKGIFQGYSITTFAAGNQGLYDWLNDRDDVRFLPVHVVNSAEVIANNANMVSINGAMSIDLFGQVVADTIDGKQFSGIGGHEEFVSGSGLELSDRSLICLPSTATIDGQLRSRITATLMAGSVVTTPRHHLDVVCTEYGAAEMQGRTVRERAAALAEIAHPDFRDELFEAAAGMGRGR; encoded by the coding sequence ATGGACGAGGCCGTGGCCTCGATCCGCCCTGTCGACGAGTTGGGCGTGCCGTTGGGGCCTGGTCACCCGATCGGCCTCCTCCACGCGCTTGGTGCACGCGACGACTGGGAGGATCTCACGGTGGCGGGGGCGCTCCTCACCGATCTGTACGACCTGTTCACCAAACCGACCGTGCGGTTTTTGTCCGGCTTTTTTGGGCCGATCGAACGGGGCTACCGGGATGCCGGTTTCAATATCGAGTTCGTCCCGGCCGATTTTCGTCGGTTTGCTCCGGTGCTCGAGGCACAGGCGCCTCGGGTGATGGCCACGGCCGCTGCGCTTCCCGACGCCGCCGGTTGGATGAGCCTGTCGCTTCATGCCGGCGCCACCGTCGACGAACTTCATCGGGCAGGTGCCGATCCCGATCGGGTATTGATCGTCGAGGTGAGCCCCCACTTCCCCCGCACCTTGGGCCTGGGCCCTTATTCGCACCGCATGCACGTCGACGAGTGCGACTTCGTGGTCGAGACCGACCGGTCTCCGATAGCACTGCCCGATCCTGAACCCTCCGAGATCGACCGGGCGATCGCCGGGTTCGCCACTGGCTACATCTCTGATGGGTCAACGATTCAGACGGGCATCGGGTCGATTCCGTCCACCATTGCCAAGCTGTTGGTCGAGGGCGACGGTGGCGACTATGGCATCCACTCGGAGATGTTCACGAGCGGACTCAAGCTGCTGCACGATTCCGGCAAGGTGACCAACAATGCCAAAGGCATTTTCCAGGGCTACTCGATCACCACCTTCGCCGCCGGAAACCAGGGCCTGTACGACTGGCTGAACGACCGTGATGATGTGCGGTTCCTGCCGGTGCACGTGGTGAACTCGGCCGAGGTGATCGCCAACAACGCCAACATGGTGTCGATCAACGGCGCGATGTCGATTGACCTCTTTGGTCAGGTGGTGGCCGACACCATTGACGGCAAACAGTTTTCCGGCATCGGAGGCCACGAGGAGTTCGTCTCCGGGTCGGGCCTTGAGTTGTCCGACCGATCGCTGATCTGTCTCCCGTCGACGGCCACGATCGACGGTCAGTTGCGGAGTCGAATCACGGCGACGCTGATGGCCGGCTCGGTGGTCACCACGCCCCGGCATCACCTGGACGTGGTGTGCACGGAATACGGAGCGGCCGAGATGCAAGGGCGGACCGTGCGCGAGCGTGCGGCGGCGCTGGCTGAGATCGCCCACCCTGATTTCCGCGATGAACTGTTCGAGGCGGCTGCGGGGATGGGTCGAGGCCGCTAA
- a CDS encoding acyl-CoA dehydrogenase family protein, with protein MDFDDTPEEAAIRLDARRFLDAHAARRPVDDSSHLAAHRPNTIEADRRHRIEAADWQQTKLAGGWGAPAWPVEQGGRGLGPHLAAIFAEEERDYDVRARYFQVGLEMVGPTLLAHGSAPQLERFLQPLLRGDEMWCQLFSEPGAGSDLAGLATRAVRDGDEYVISGQKVWTTAAHLAEFGILLARTDPDVPKHRGISAFLVDMSTQGIDVRPLRQIDGAVHFSEVFFDEVRVGAGALVGGLNAGWGVALTMLNFERSAIGGGGMIEWPQIVNLARDHGVVVSAVGRDRTGAPKSGADAGVVTARQDLARLWSRLEILRFLGYRVRTAITRGEPLGPESSVMKLAVSGFYEDVGNVLMSLQGADGMLWGDADPNGGVYTGIFLAQWAPRIGGGTDQVQRNIIGERVLGLPPEARPDKAAPFKDLPRS; from the coding sequence ATGGATTTTGATGACACACCGGAAGAGGCAGCGATCCGTCTCGATGCCCGAAGGTTTCTCGACGCGCACGCTGCTCGACGTCCCGTGGATGACAGCTCTCACCTGGCTGCCCACCGTCCCAACACCATTGAGGCCGACCGGCGACACCGGATCGAGGCAGCGGACTGGCAGCAGACCAAGCTGGCGGGTGGTTGGGGTGCTCCTGCCTGGCCCGTCGAGCAGGGTGGCAGAGGGCTCGGCCCACACCTGGCTGCCATCTTCGCAGAGGAGGAGCGCGACTACGACGTCCGGGCCCGCTACTTCCAGGTTGGGCTCGAGATGGTGGGTCCCACTCTGTTGGCCCACGGCTCGGCACCACAGCTGGAGCGTTTCCTTCAGCCGCTGTTGCGTGGCGATGAGATGTGGTGCCAACTGTTCTCCGAGCCCGGAGCGGGCTCGGACCTGGCAGGGCTGGCCACTCGTGCGGTCCGCGACGGTGATGAGTACGTGATCTCTGGTCAGAAGGTGTGGACCACCGCTGCTCATCTTGCGGAGTTCGGCATCCTGCTGGCGCGGACCGACCCGGACGTGCCCAAACATCGGGGCATCTCTGCGTTCCTGGTTGATATGTCAACGCAGGGGATCGATGTCCGGCCGCTCCGGCAAATCGATGGCGCCGTGCACTTCAGCGAGGTGTTCTTCGACGAGGTGCGGGTTGGGGCCGGCGCGTTGGTGGGCGGCCTGAATGCCGGATGGGGTGTGGCGCTCACCATGTTGAACTTCGAGCGTTCGGCCATCGGTGGAGGCGGCATGATCGAGTGGCCCCAAATCGTCAACCTGGCGCGGGACCACGGTGTGGTGGTGTCAGCGGTTGGAAGGGATCGAACCGGGGCCCCGAAATCCGGCGCCGATGCCGGCGTTGTGACTGCCCGCCAAGACCTGGCCCGCCTCTGGAGCCGTCTTGAGATACTTCGGTTCCTTGGTTACCGGGTGCGCACCGCCATCACCAGGGGTGAACCGCTTGGCCCCGAGAGTTCGGTCATGAAGCTCGCGGTCTCGGGCTTCTACGAAGACGTGGGCAATGTTCTGATGAGCCTCCAGGGGGCCGACGGCATGCTCTGGGGCGATGCCGACCCGAACGGGGGCGTCTATACGGGGATCTTCCTTGCGCAATGGGCGCCCCGTATTGGCGGCGGCACCGATCAGGTGCAGCGCAACATCATTGGCGAGCGGGTGTTGGGCCTACCGCCGGAGGCTCGCCCCGACAAGGCTGCTCCGTTCAAGGACCTTCCCCGCAGCTGA
- a CDS encoding crotonase/enoyl-CoA hydratase family protein, whose product MADDHEPAVLTERVGHVLVVTLNRPDRMNTINGEVLVRFYDAMLEADSNPDIRVAIITGAGKNFCAGADLKEMAGGHQGEDTSGVDVQGRLAADPDLPWKALLRTWRPNVPLITAAEGQAIAGGTELTGATEIRVAGESAKFGISEVRWSLYAMGGSVVRIPRQIPYTVAAELLLTGDHIDAQRALQLGLVGHVVPDGEALTKALEIAERIAANGPLAVKAILRTLRETNGMQETEALDHEFTYGWDVFASEDAREGPRAFKEKRTPNFKGK is encoded by the coding sequence ATGGCCGACGATCACGAACCGGCGGTGCTGACCGAACGGGTGGGCCACGTGCTGGTGGTCACCCTCAACCGTCCGGACCGCATGAACACCATTAATGGCGAGGTGCTGGTGCGCTTCTACGACGCCATGTTGGAGGCGGACAGCAACCCGGACATTCGGGTGGCGATCATCACCGGCGCAGGCAAGAACTTCTGCGCCGGTGCCGACCTGAAAGAAATGGCCGGTGGCCATCAGGGCGAGGACACCAGCGGTGTCGACGTGCAGGGCCGTCTGGCCGCCGACCCCGATTTACCGTGGAAGGCGCTCCTGCGCACCTGGCGGCCCAACGTTCCGCTGATCACCGCAGCCGAGGGGCAGGCGATCGCCGGCGGCACCGAACTGACCGGCGCCACCGAGATTCGCGTGGCGGGGGAGTCCGCAAAGTTCGGCATCTCCGAAGTGCGCTGGTCGCTCTATGCGATGGGCGGGTCGGTGGTGCGCATCCCACGCCAGATCCCGTACACCGTGGCCGCTGAATTGTTGCTGACCGGCGACCACATCGACGCTCAGCGAGCGCTGCAGTTGGGCCTTGTCGGTCACGTGGTGCCCGACGGCGAAGCACTGACCAAGGCGTTGGAGATCGCTGAGCGCATCGCCGCCAATGGTCCCCTTGCCGTGAAGGCGATCCTGCGCACCCTGCGGGAGACCAACGGTATGCAGGAGACCGAGGCACTCGACCACGAGTTCACCTACGGGTGGGATGTGTTCGCCTCTGAGGACGCACGGGAGGGTCCACGGGCCTTCAAGGAAAAACGCACCCCCAACTTCAAGGGGAAGTAG